A window of the Canis aureus isolate CA01 chromosome 29, VMU_Caureus_v.1.0, whole genome shotgun sequence genome harbors these coding sequences:
- the PRLHR gene encoding prolactin-releasing peptide receptor — protein sequence MASLPTQGPSVPDLFSGLPPAASIPANQSSEASAGNGSAAGAGAQAVTPFQSLQLVHQLKGLIVLLYSVVVVVGLVGNCLLVLVIARVRRLHNVTNFLIGNLALSDVLMCTACVPLTLAYAFEPRGWVFGGGLCHLVFFLQPVTVYVSVFTLTTIAVDRYVVLVHPLRRRISLRLSAYAVLAIWALSAVLALPAAVHTYHVELKPHRVRLCEEFWGSQERQRQLYAWGLLLFTYLLPLLVILLSYVRVSVKLRNRVVPGCVTQSQADWDRARRRRTFCLLVVVVVVFAVCWLPLHVFNLLRDLDPHAIDPYAFGLVQLLCHWLAMSSACYNPFIYAWLHDNFREELRKLLLTWPRKIAPHGQTVTVSVVI from the coding sequence ATGGCCTCGCTGCCGACGCAGGGGCCCTCGGTCCCCGACTTATTCTCTGGGTTGCCACCAGCGGCCTCGATTCCTGCCAACCAGAGCTCCGAGGCCTCGGCGGGCAACGGGTCCGCGGCGGGCGCAGGCGCTCAGGCCGTCACGCCTTTCCAAAGCCTGCAGCTGGTGCACCAGCTGAAGGGGCTGATCGTGCTGCTCTACAGCGTCGTGGTGGTCGTGGGGCTGGTGGGCAACTGCCTCCTGGTGCTGGTGATCGCGCGGGTGCGTCGGCTGCACAACGTGACCAACTTCCTCATCGGCAACCTGGCCCTGTCCGACGTGCTCATGTGCACCGCCTGCGTGCCGCTCACGCTGGCCTACGCGTTCGAGCCCCGCGGCTGGGTGTTCGGCGGCGGCCTGTGCCACCTGGTCTTCTTCCTGCAGCCAGTGACCGTGTACGTGTCGGTGTTCACTCTCACCACCATCGCGGTGGACCGCTACGTCGTGCTGGTGCACCCGCTGCGCCGGCGCATCTCGCTGCGCCTCAGCGCCTACGCCGTGCTGGCCATCTGGGCGCTGTCCGCGGTGCTGGCGCTGCCGGCCGCCGTGCACACCTACCACGTCGAGCTCAAGCCGCACCGCGTGCGCCTCTGCGAGGAGTTCTGGGGGTCTCAGGAGCGCCAGCGCCAGCTCTACGCCTGGGGGCTGCTGCTCTTCACCtacctgctccccctgctggtcATCCTCCTGTCCTACGTCCGGGTGTCCGTGAAGCTGCGGAACCGCGTGGTGCCGGGCTGCGTGACCCAGAGCCAGGCCGACTGGGACCGTGCGCGGCGCCGCCGCACCTTCTGCCTGCTGGTGGTGGTCGTGGTGGTGTTCGCCGTCTGCTGGCTGCCGCTGCACGTCTTCAACCTGCTGCGGGACCTCGACCCGCACGCCATCGACCCCTACGCCTTCGGGTTAGTGCAGCTGCTCTGCCACTGGCTGGCCATGAGCTCGGCTTGCTATAACCCCTTCATTTACGCCTGGCTGCACGACAACTTCCGCGAGGAGCTGCGCAAGCTCTTGCTCACCTGGCCCCGCAAGATCGCGCCGCACGGCCAGACCGTGACAGTCAGCGTGGTCATCTGA